The Bacteroidales bacterium genome includes the window ATATGAAGTATTTGGAAAACGTTCGATTAGCGTTGTAAATTGTTTAATTGCTAAATCATAGTCATTGAGTTGATTCATAGCAGCTTCACCCGATTTAAAATATGCATCTTCTAATTTTTTGTTCGACGCTTGCATTAATGAGTCAGTAAGGGGTAAATTTACTAAATAATATTCCCTTTGCTTAGGATTTAAAGCAACTTGCTGATTACCACTCTGAGTTTGAGTTGTATCTTCAGCATTGGCGGTTAATACTACTGCTTTATTTTTACGACGCCAATCGTCTTCGAGCTTACGATTCCCCCATTTACGTTTAAATTCGGCCATCCCCATAGCTAGTGTCGAAGGATTGTAAAAATACCATTTGCCACCAGAGGTTTGATTTGCCAAAGGATTTAAACTTTGCTGGTTCATAAACAGCATATTATTAGCCTGCTTTTGTTCTTCTTCTTGTTTACGTTTTTCTTCGTCTATCAATCGCTGTATTATGTCGTCAATTATTTTATTCCGATCTTTTTCTGACATTTTAGCTAATCTTTGTAAACTATCTTCGGTTTGAATAATAATTAAATTATCAGCCAATGTATTTAAATTATTAGCCAAACTTTTTACACGTTTATATTCAGGATAGTTATTATCCATTAATGTTAACGAGGAGTCAAAATACGCCTGAGCCTTAACATAATCTTTCATATTTAAGTATATATCACCAACCGACATATACGAAATAGCTTTTTGATGATTGTTGCTTTTTGTATTCTCGATGCTTTTTTTATAGTACATGAGCGCTTCGGAAGTATTGTTTTCTTTGTAATATAAATTGGCAATTGCATAGTATATCTGATCTGAATAATCTAAATTTTTATCATCTTTAAGCATTTTAAACAATTCCTTACGAATCATATCGGCATTACCACCCTCGAAACATGTTGCCCTATTTATTTGAGCATTAAAAGTCATTTCATAGCGATTGCTATATTTTATCGCTTGGGTATAATTTTCTGTTGCTTTAGACAATTGTTTATTATATTGATATAATTGTGCTAAAATGTAAAAACTTCGAGCCTTTTCCTGTCGCTTACGGGTGAATTTTATGGCTGTGGTTAATTTAGATATAGCTTGAGTAAAATTTTGTTGTTTTATAAAGAGCTGAGCATATGTTTGATTTAAAAATTTTCGGTACTTTTTAGGAAAATCTTTATCACCATCTACTCTATCGAGTAATGCCTTAGCATCTTCGTATTTTGTAAGTTGTATATACGTTAATGCTAACCAAATACTTGCTTCGTATTTTATCGAACTCCATGTATATTCTTTTATTATATATTCAAAATCTTCTTCTGCAGCATACCAGTCATGATTTACAAAATTTGCTTTGCCATGCAATAACCAACTATCGTCAACCCATTCGCAAAATTCGGTACGATTACGAAAAGCTTTTTGTCGAGGCGTCATGTTCGATTTTGCCTTTGGCCTAACTGTTATTGAATGCTTTTTTATAACAATAGCTGCTTTATCTTTTGCTCGTTCCATATCGGCAGAAGCCTGTTTCACAGCTTCGTCATTGAGTATGGCCATTACATTCAAAATTAGCGAATAATCGTCACTCGGATTGGCATTAATGCGTTTTATGGCTTGTTTATAAGATTCATTACCATTAAAATAAGCATTGTAATGCGAAGTCAAATTATGATACGTACGAGAAACAAAAGTGTTCTTTTTAGTCGAACAAGACGATATCAACAAAAAAAGTAAAATTGATATATAAACACAAAATAGCTTCATGTAAAAAAAACTTATGCAAAATAACTAAACTTTTATGAAATTATTGCATCAACTAATAAAAAAAAGAGGGCAAGCTACTTATATCGCACCGCTACAACCTCCTACCCTTGCTTCTTTCCAGACCTGGGGGAGTTCAGAGGGAGCTGGTCGTATAAGACTTGCCCGACACAAAAGTACAACATTTTTTAGTTACTTGCAAGACTAAATCATTTTTTATTAACAAATAGCTAATTGCTTTGTATATAAATATATGATATTCATATATTAAGACCTTTGCAAAAACAAATTAAAACAACAGTATTGTTATTGCAATTAAAATATCAATCTTATTTTCAATATCTTATCAATTATGTGAACAAAATAGTAATGACAAAAAAGAGTTTTGCAATAGTTTCATATTAACAGTTAAAAGATAATGACACAAACAATCGTAAAATTTAATTAATTATTCTTAACCAAGAGTAAATTTACTTAATTAAAAAAAATCCTTTGAAAAACAGACACATAAGTCTTACATTCAAAGAATTCTAAAAATCAAAAAAAAATTACATAAATTAATAAAAGCATGTAGGACAAATTTATACACCATTAAACTATTTTTTTCTAACTTAAATATTGACTTTTATCATAAAAAAAATTACCTTTGTCAAAAAATAAAATATACAGGCAACCCTTTAGGTAATTTTACGTTTAATTAAAAAAAAGAATATGAAACATTTTTATATTACATCATTATTAGTTATTAGTTTTTTATGGTTAAACGCCCAGAACATTGGTATTAGCAATGATGGTACTTTTACAACTCCACAAAGTCCATTGCATATTTATTGGACTTCAGATGGAAATTTATTACAATTGAGCCGTAGCAGCGCCGCTAATACAGGATTAACTTTTTCTGTGTCAAGCAACGATTATTCAATTTTGAATAGACAAAACAATGCACTTATTTTTGGAACCAATGCCACAGAACGAATGAGAATTACGAATACAGGTAATGTTGGTATCGGTACTTCAGCACCCGCAACACAACTGCATACAACAGGCACCGTTCGTTTTGCAGGTTACTCCTCTGGAGCATCAGGAGCCATTCTCAGAACAAACAGTAGTGGTGACTTATCTATTACTAATTTTAGTGGAACGGCTACCGATGTTCTTTTAGGTTCTGGCTCTTTCGGTTCCATGAATTCATTAGCTTGGCAACTTACAGGTAATAGTGGTACAAACCCTACAACCAATTTTATTGGTACGACCGATGCACAAGATTTTATTTTTAAAACGAATAATAATGAGAGGATTAGAGTTTTTAGTAGTGGTGCCGTTAGAATTGGCTATGGTACGGCCGCAACAGATGCCTTACAAATAGGAGGTTACGGCTCAACAAATCCTACTATATTTATGGGTTCAGAAGGTGGGGCTCCAGGTTATGGTAGAATAGGTCTTTATGGTACAACTTATGGCACTTATAGTACAATTATTAGAGGTGGCGGTCTAAGTTATTTTAATTCTGGGAATCAATATGTTTTTGGACAAACAACGGCTGTTGATCCATCAGATTTTGTTGGAATTGTAGGAAATGCAACATATCCTTTTGCTTTGAATGCTTATACAAATCAAAATAATGCTAGTGCTATTTTTGGATATAACAACAGCACAATTGCAAGTATTAACGCTAATGGTATTTATGGTTACACAACGAATAGTTCTGGTTCTGCTATTCTTGGTTTTTTAGATAATACGACAGCTGATGAAAATGCTGCTGGTATTTATGGGGCAACGAATAACCCAAGTGGCGATGCAGGTTATTTTTCAAATTCTGCTGCTTCAAGTACTAATAATGGTAATGGGATATATACTTCTACTTCACAAAGTAGGGGTGCGGGTTTATTTTCAATAAATAAACATTCAAATGGAATCGCTATAATTGGCCTTGGTGGTAATTATTTATCATATTATACTTTAACAGGTGGAGCAGGTA containing:
- a CDS encoding tetratricopeptide repeat protein gives rise to the protein MKLFCVYISILLFLLISSCSTKKNTFVSRTYHNLTSHYNAYFNGNESYKQAIKRINANPSDDYSLILNVMAILNDEAVKQASADMERAKDKAAIVIKKHSITVRPKAKSNMTPRQKAFRNRTEFCEWVDDSWLLHGKANFVNHDWYAAEEDFEYIIKEYTWSSIKYEASIWLALTYIQLTKYEDAKALLDRVDGDKDFPKKYRKFLNQTYAQLFIKQQNFTQAISKLTTAIKFTRKRQEKARSFYILAQLYQYNKQLSKATENYTQAIKYSNRYEMTFNAQINRATCFEGGNADMIRKELFKMLKDDKNLDYSDQIYYAIANLYYKENNTSEALMYYKKSIENTKSNNHQKAISYMSVGDIYLNMKDYVKAQAYFDSSLTLMDNNYPEYKRVKSLANNLNTLADNLIIIQTEDSLQRLAKMSEKDRNKIIDDIIQRLIDEEKRKQEEEQKQANNMLFMNQQSLNPLANQTSGGKWYFYNPSTLAMGMAEFKRKWGNRKLEDDWRRKNKAVVLTANAEDTTQTQSGNQQVALNPKQREYYLVNLPLTDSLMQASNKKLEDAYFKSGEAAMNQLNDYDLAIKQFTTLIERFPNTSYKLLTYYDLYRLHNILQQTSQVESYKNKIINEFPDSKFAQMLSNPNYLKDEEEKTMKIKTLYEEAFDSFKDNDFKTVFHHYRTADSLYKDTPIFLKFKLLKAMTDGKLGKINDYKNQLSEIIEKYPGTSEKQHAEFLLASLNNFDPNYLASLSQNNIKQQSINKNNSNTVQNTPNNNQTEENKEEAEDTFYSYDENANYQFIILLDKNADINRLKYNLFGYNIDYFSMFDFQILNGIWNDKYYYIKVFPYKNFKEAVKYYKHVSKNQDIVFKNIHEKHYQYFVISDDNYTKLQSTGEIERYQKFFKRKFLKKKQQ